ATATTCATTTGTGATTTTTATTAAGTTTAATCTTGATAGAGAATAATTGATAGTTGTTATACGTGCATGAAGGTTCTTTTAATCTTTGAATTAGTTAACAAAATTTTTATTTCTAAGTGATCTATCATCATATTAAAGTTTGATATTATAATGTGATTAGATGTAGGTTTTATTTCTAATAAAAAAACAATCAATTATTTTTAAGAGCTTGAACCTTTCATCTTGTTATAGTAATCAATTCATCTTGCCACTTAACCAAATAAGAGATCCTTAGATGAGGCTTCATTAATTCTTTCAACTTGTAAGTTTGTAAATGCTTTCTTGAGTTATTAATTTAGTTCGATCATTGTAAAAATTAATATAATCTTATTTAATTTTGGTTGTATAGGTTGAATATGTTATGAAGAACCCATGGAAGTGTAGAGTCCCTAGATGGGAGGCATTGAACTATATCAAAATATTTAGACAAGACATTGATGCTTCAATGTGCATGAAGGGAGTTTATGAGTAAGTCAAGGCATCATTTCATATAAACCTTTCTAAATAATTTACATAGTAAGCTTTCGTTGAATTATgcttaatataaatttatttattttttctacttcATGCAAGAGTATCATATGGTCTAACTAACCAAATCTAATCTAATTAGTACTAATATATTTTACTTTGTCTTTCAGAATGTCAAGTGACAAAAGGAAAAAGATTTTGGAATTGGCAATACTAGATTTTAATATTTTGCAAAATCAACACCATAATGAGCTCAAAACTTTATCCAAGTAAGGGAACTATATTGAACTCTATCCTTgttttaaataaatttcaaattaatCTATTTAATAATTTCATTATGTTCCTTATAATGCTAATAGGGTTAAATATTTTGGTTTTTGGGATACAAATAAATAGATGGTGGAATGACACAAAAGTAAAGGAACTAAGTTTCTTCAGGCAACGACATGTGGAGTTCTATTTTTTGTATACATGTGGACTTTATGAGAAAGAACTCTCTGCAATTAGGCTTTGCTTTGCTAAAGTGGGTACACTCATTACTCTTCTTGATGACATTTTTGACACTTATGGAACCATCGATGAGCTTGTACCTTTTGCATCAGCTTTGATCAAGTATGTAAATATATTATACAATATGTTATTATGATAACTTTTTCTTGTATATGTTGGTATTATTTATGTATATGTTATTTATTATAATTCCAATGTTAGGTGGGACATGTCAATGATGAATCAACTTCCAGAATATATGAAAACATGTTTCCAATTTGCCCACGAAACATACATGGAAATAGCTATTGAGGCAGAGAAGATACATGGTCCACATGTGCAAAAGTGGATGCATGATAATGTAAGTTATTTGATTGTAACATAATCTAATTTAGAGtttaaatatctaaaaatattAGTTCATTTTGATTTTGTGTGAAATTATTTGTTACCATAAATCTAATGGtatgttttttaatttaaatttaagtgGAAGACTACTATTCAGGCACAACTTCAAGATGCTGAATGGATCGCTAAAAATTATCATCCAAGTTTGACTGAATATTTAAAGAGTTCTGTACCATCTACAACAGTTCCAGTGCTATCATTATTTCCCATGCTTTTAATTGACACATTTTTTAATGATGATATTATTAAAAATATGAATAAGTTCCAAAATTGTGTTGCATGGGGATGTCGACTAGTTGATGACTCCAAAGATTTTCAGGTACATATCCACTATTATGTAAAAAGTGTTGATTCATTATTTATTAAGTATACATTCTAATAAAAAAAGacataaatatttatttcaattattttttgaAGGATGAGAAAGAGCATGGAGAGAATGCATCATGGATAGAGTGTTATATGAAGGACAATCCCGGAACAACAAGGGAGCAAGCTTTAGATCATATCAATATGCTTATTGAGTTAAATTTTGAAGAATTGGTGAAATGCCATATATTCTATGAGTATGACATACCAACTACTTGCAAGAGATTATATTTTGATATGTATAGGTCAGTAGCTTTCATTTGGAGGGATATTGATGGATTTTCAAAATCTAGCAAGGGTATCAAGGATGACATAATGAAAATTCTTGTTGAACCTATATATTTTTAGAGTATAAGTGGGAAAAAATAATAGATTTGTTTAGTACCATAGATATGTCTGTATTTTGTATTATATGgatgaaaaatatttgagagaTATAAGTTTTACGATTGTAAAGGAATGTGACAATTATGTAATCATTAAGATATATTGTTCTTAGAAAAAAATCTTGCTTATCACAATTGAAATCTATGGAATGTTTATTTGAAATATTCTATATtgaaatgtttattatttaattaaccttaTTTGACCCTAGAATATTTTCTTATTAATGGGATTTTTAATCTAAAATTGATAAATTGTTTTAATAAACCTAAATACTAcatcataaataaaatataacataaatcatattagattttaaaaatacattttaaattaaatcatttattataataaataaattaaatttgaaaataagaATCTTTGATATAAAGAAAAAATGTATAAGACGGagaataaattttgaaaaaatatcatTTGAATGCAATATTATTAAATAATGTTTACAAATCTATGTTTTTTTCACATGATCATAACTTTACATttaataattcattttattttaaaattttgttgttgtttatagtgtttctTGTCAACTTCTCAAAAATTGCTCACAATTTTGTTCTTATTATTAAATGTTTATTGTAtagttatttttttaatctttagaAGCATAAAGGAAGAGTACCTgatataataaagaaaaaaattggAAGTGGACGCTCTAAGAATAGGATGCATAAAATAGCCAAAGCATGCAATCTAATAATTTGTCATTGGAACGTATGACAAATTAATCTTAACATGGACACTAGAATTTATTGAAATTCAAGAGTTTTTCATTTTCTAGGACTCACTAACCTTCGTGTTATATATTTTTTGGAAAAATGAAAGACGAAGCTAGTTCCACCGAGTACAAACAAGATTTGTAATTTTTGACTAACCTTTGTGTTATGTGAGAATAGTGACTTTTTGAAGCTGGTTTAGCCACAACCTTATTTGAAGCTTTTGTTTGAGAGAATTTATTCCTTTTCACTACTATCGAATATTGAATTGCTTGCATGGTAGTATACACATTCTACATAACTTTACCTATTGTGTTGTCAACATCAATCTTGGTATCCTCAGTCTTGAAGATACTACAAGTCTCAACTTACCATCTAAGAAATGGTTATCCAACCAACCCTTAATATGTACCAAACATCTATTATAATGAATGTATAATGTATAAAAAATAATGATACCTTAGTGCATTCTAGAAACTAAATAGCCATTCCCTCCTATCCATTGGAAGCTCCTCAGAACAATAACAGACTACGAGAAATAATAGACTACGAGAAGTTGTAGAGGCAAGGAATTGTCTATCCCTATCACATTTGGTGACTGCCCTGCGTTACcaccattacaatcatcatcatgaGAAGCTCTTGAAGATGGATCCTACAAACATGTCAAAGGAGGATAATCTAATTTTGTTGTAGCCTTAGGAGTATCTGAGTGTGCTGAAGTATTATTTTGACCCTGAGGGAAGATGAAATAAAGGTGAGGCTCCATCCCCATCAACCAGATGGGTCCATCTCTTGAGGTCAGATTCCCTTGTGTAGAGGCCATTTTATTACATTGTACCGTGGTATGATTTATAGAGAAAAAAATTCTACAACAGAAAGGGATTCTCCCATATTCTACAGGCTGCCAACAATTTCTGTTACCTCCCTTCAAATCTATCTCAACAGGAAGACCAATAGAGAGGTCCATCATTTCAACACATAAGCATGCACAGGTTGGGCTGGCATAGTTAATTGTTCTAGCTGAGCAAAAATACTTCCCAAGGCTATTTCCCATTTCTCACAGACTCTCCAATTCCCAATGCTATAGAGGCAAGTAAGGGAGTCAAACCCAAAAGCAAGTTGTGGAAAAAGAATCTAAACATGGATCGAAGGAAGGTAACAAACATTTCAGACATAAGAAATCTTCATTGAGAAACTATGGGCCCACATTCAACACCTTCCTCTAGTCTTCCAGTGAGTCAAATTCAAGAATAGGAAAACCGTTGAGACACAGataaatgtaaacttcttcctccatacctcctTCCAGTACTCTAAAATCCATGCATGTAGATTCCATAAATTTTTCCAAGTCTTTGTAAATTTGTAGATGAGGGCATGATCCTTTAGATAATCGTCCTCGTCAAAATGATCCCAAACAGACCTTTGGTATTACTTTTGATCAATGAAATGCTAAAGAGTCATCAAAAGTAAGAAACATCAGACGAATGGTAGTGCAGGAAACCAATTTGGCTTGCATGGGAAAGACCAACATTTTAGACATGAGAAATATTCATTGAGAGATCATGAGCCCATATTCAACACCTTCCTCAAGTCTTCCAGTGAGTCAAATTTAAGGATAGGAAAACCGCTGGCACAAAGATAAATGTAATCTTCTTCTTCCATACCTCCTCACACAAATTTTGCCAAAGTCTTTGTAAATTTGTAGATAAGGGCATGATCCTTTAGATAATCATCCCCGTCAAAATGATCCCAAACAGACCTTTGGTATTACTTTTGATCAATGTTGGTGGTCATCCCTGTGAGGTGAGGAGGAGAGACATCATAGGAATGGTGGGGTAGGAAACCGATTTGGCTTGCAGGGGAAGAACTTATGGAGCTTTTGTAGGCACGAAACATCCCTTAAAAAAGTTTTTTGTATTTTTACATAAAAGTTTACCATTGTGTAGTTATTGAGTAGGTGGTGAAAGTATATAACATGATTGATATTTATATTTTAAGTTGAAATGATATAGTTTTATCATTTCTCTTATATAACTTAAAAAATTGAATGGATAAATCTGCATTTAGTGGAATCTATGAAGCAAACTCTCAACACAGTTATAATTTTCATCCACATCGGTTTCTCTCCACCCATGTGGGGGTAAATCTAAGTGAATGAGACCTACCATCATCATTTGTGTTTTCCAACAACTTGATCATCTAATGTATCTTTGAGAGCTTCCTATAAATATGATTTCATGAATTTTTCCATAAAGGAGCGTATATGATTGTAAAACACTacacataaataaatatatttaatcataattatctacatatacaataatatgattaattttaacactattcaaaagaatagtaaaCTTTAATTCAATCATATGACATAGTAATTTAAACAATATATTTATATTGCAATTGACAAAAATGCTAACGGTATACACATGATTTGAAAAATATTGAATGAACTATttctattataataataataataatataaacaatatgtttaataataaaattttaatctaataaaggacattttaaaattttgttgttCTTAAATATGAGGACTAATATTAAATAATATGCCTATAGCAGAACATTAGAAAAAGACGATGGGATCATAAATAATAACACCTGGAAAAGCTTCCTAATGGGATTAATTTGtgaaaaattcaataataaatcaTAAGGACAACAACTTGAGCTTGCATGGGAGTAGACACCATTATCAGCCACAAGGGATGAATCATACCATATATGTGTCTTCTATGAGATAAACAAGGACTTTGAAATGGCCTTAACCCTTGTACAAGAGAAATAATAAGCATTACGTCCAATTGAACATCAAACACCACCCACAAAATAGAAACAAAACAACATGAGGAACAACAACACATCCCCTCTATGTTCTAAGAGTGCCAGTAAAACAAGAAAACGTGAAATCTCTCAATAGTTAAGAAGGATCCAAGAATATAAAAGATGCATTTTTcaatatttctctatttttttctaaatttcAAAATCTACAAGAAacaagggaagatttaaatttgatttttacagaataatgttggtattatgaatgacttcatcatgtgttgcattggttttgtcattgatgtcaacacttatccttctggaggtctacatcATATTGGTTTACTTATCCTTCTCAAGGTCTACTATTCCTATGTGAAACTTTCACATAAAATAATGCAATTTCTCTTGGGCATTAATTGGATATTAGTTGATATCTAGACTTACCCATAATCCCCCTTCATGGAAACTGAAGTAATATTTTCTTGTCTAAATATTTTGATAATGTTTCGTGCTTCTC
This genomic stretch from Cryptomeria japonica chromosome 8, Sugi_1.0, whole genome shotgun sequence harbors:
- the LOC131064577 gene encoding sesquiterpene synthase Cad-like isoform X1 → MDEVGLHESSYAYAHCKDNNTEHPVNRRVAEFHPNVWEYDFLQSLSSPYGAPSYCERVNTLIEEIKMDIFDGLVGDGEMNPSPCDLLERFFVVDILQRLGIDRHFQKEIKAVLDYTYKYWNDEKGISWGRENLIVDLNTTALGFQILRLNGYFVSPDVFQNFQDEMGQFIYLESSKEDESKLRSLSSLYRASEICFPEENILKQAKMFASTCLGKAIQESQELMNKSQLLVEVEYVMKNPWKCRVPRWEALNYIKIFRQDIDASMCMKGVYEMSSDKRKKILELAILDFNILQNQHHNELKTLSKWWNDTKVKELSFFRQRHVEFYFLYTCGLYEKELSAIRLCFAKVGTLITLLDDIFDTYGTIDELVPFASALIKWDMSMMNQLPEYMKTCFQFAHETYMEIAIEAEKIHGPHVQKWMHDNWKTTIQAQLQDAEWIAKNYHPSLTEYLKSSVPSTTVPVLSLFPMLLIDTFFNDDIIKNMNKFQNCVAWGCRLVDDSKDFQDEKEHGENASWIECYMKDNPGTTREQALDHINMLIELNFEELVKCHIFYEYDIPTTCKRLYFDMYRSVAFIWRDIDGFSKSSKGIKDDIMKILVEPIYF
- the LOC131064577 gene encoding sesquiterpene synthase Cad-like isoform X3, which produces MDEVGLHESSYAYAHCKDNNTEHPVNRRVAEFHPNVWEYDFLQSLSSPYGAPSYCERVNTLIEEIKMDIFDGLVGDGEMNPSPCDLLERFFVVDILQRLGIDRHFQKEIKAVLDYTYKYWNDEKGISWGRENLIVDLNTTALGFQILRLNGYFVSPDVFQNFQDEMGQFIYLESSKEDESKLRSLSSLYRASEICFPEENILKQAKMFASTCLGKAIQESQELMNKSQLLVEVEYVMKNPWKCRVPRWEALNYIKIFRQDIDASMCMKGVYEMSSDKRKKILELAILDFNILQNQHHNELKTLSKQRHVEFYFLYTCGLYEKELSAIRLCFAKVGTLITLLDDIFDTYGTIDELVPFASALIKWDMSMMNQLPEYMKTCFQFAHETYMEIAIEAEKIHGPHVQKWMHDNWKTTIQAQLQDAEWIAKNYHPSLTEYLKSSVPSTTVPVLSLFPMLLIDTFFNDDIIKNMNKFQNCVAWGCRLVDDSKDFQDEKEHGENASWIECYMKDNPGTTREQALDHINMLIELNFEELVKCHIFYEYDIPTTCKRLYFDMYRSVAFIWRDIDGFSKSSKGIKDDIMKILVEPIYF
- the LOC131064577 gene encoding sesquiterpene synthase Cad-like isoform X2: MDEVGLHESSYAYAHCKDNNTEHPVNRRVAEFHPNVWEYDFLQSLSSPYGAPSYCERVNTLIEEIKMDIFDGLVGDGEMNPSPCDLLERFFVVDILQRLGIDRHFQKEIKAVLDYTYKYWNDEKGISWGRENLIVDLNTTALGFQILRLNGYFVSPDVFQNFQDEMGQFIYLESSKEDESKLRSLSSLYRASEICFPEENILKQAKMFASTCLGKAIQESQELMNKSQLLVEVEYVMKNPWKCRVPRWEALNYIKIFRQDIDASMCMKGVYEMSSDKRKKILELAILDFNILQNQHHNELKTLSKWWNDTKVKELSFFRQRHVEFYFLYTCGLYEKELSAIRLCFAKVGTLITLLDDIFDTYGTIDELVPFASALIKWDMSMMNQLPEYMKTCFQFAHETYMEIAIEAEKIHGPHVQKWMHDNAQLQDAEWIAKNYHPSLTEYLKSSVPSTTVPVLSLFPMLLIDTFFNDDIIKNMNKFQNCVAWGCRLVDDSKDFQDEKEHGENASWIECYMKDNPGTTREQALDHINMLIELNFEELVKCHIFYEYDIPTTCKRLYFDMYRSVAFIWRDIDGFSKSSKGIKDDIMKILVEPIYF